Proteins from a single region of Plasmodium brasilianum strain Bolivian I chromosome 13, whole genome shotgun sequence:
- a CDS encoding hypothetical protein (conserved Plasmodium protein), which produces MDLEIVEDKLKKLEEELEEYRKNQFHKVEKIINEVKLLETNIKELNKRKITKCLVNANKSFEKKIIEKTRKCSKKKKYIKDIKKDIVHELMLLKEKKKNNNNNFLNTKFNFQYIHAIENEINKTFLVLNIQRQYILKFIFEKLNKFKNKSLAYYDKYLNIQKEIDTLFHSINKSALTDIFVLTKNSLFFQKELATMFQQFHYQIENSLTHT; this is translated from the coding sequence ATGGACCTTGAAATTGTTGAGGACAAATTGAAAAAACTGGAAGAAGAATTGGAAGAGTACCGAAAGAATCAATTTCACAaagtggaaaaaataataaatgaagtaaaattattagaaacaaatataaaagaattaaataaaaggaaGATTACGAAATGCTTAGTAAATGCTAATAaatcatttgaaaaaaaaattatagaaaaaacaaGGAAatgtagtaaaaaaaaaaaatatataaaggatataaaaaaggatatagtACACGAATTAATGTTattaaaggaaaagaaaaaaaataataataataattttctaaaCACGAAATTTAATTTCCAATATATACATGCCattgaaaatgaaataaataaaacctttcttgttttaaatatacaaagaCAATATATActgaaatttatatttgaaaaattgaacaaatttaaaaataaatctttagcttattatgataaatatttaaatatacaaaaagaaatagataCATTATTCCActcaataaataaaagtgcATTAACTGATATTTTTGTGTTAACtaaaaattctttattttttcagaaGGAACTAGCAACTATGTTTCAACAATTTCATTATCAAATAGAAAACTCGTTAACACACACGTGA
- a CDS encoding hypothetical protein (conserved Plasmodium protein), protein MKNYNSSSSRNKYKGENSSYNNGYSGYNYYNNYYYNNNLSYYKKKNSIYGKGVYYNEYTKEKDKNNKNSDIILHKKYDDKKNEIEQELNEIDQIKNDSVLEEVDKINNITFGNDDNLDCDFSYIMSNNLIENEKKIFKLNKLENKNLNCSEFSKLEENNDNLLDDSSTDFIKMGENKRKEHFLKYENEINYNERNRKKGTQNDNIIHSNNKNVEKKMLSKNNKVSKENDDLFQFDNKVSNLTEFINKNIFYSNENDELNDGQSSGNGDPFNFMNFDTTNEGFKELRELKKDYRNNKNIINVTHENEENGKNNYVKKKVNSEEEDEEITEKKEKRLDECKLSENEFTRMHLLSSYEQIHDNRTYNNENYKDVDYFSCLKKKNMNITGYNKRWKDESNDIDSDNINEKSSGSNNNNRSKYNSRSTSNNNDSNNNISGNGKTLLEQNYSEHARILTLNMMNNMDNIFSASGINELVESKNFVADEKLDLLNEVRNVYSDMNDLKGMNDKNGMNDMDDINGMNDMKCTKRMKDKKAINNMREVNGVNNVEVYEVKHMRNQNDINSILESSYINGGTGINENYVVTSNKYPRNNVNNFKLKDNDINETFLLHINEKKDIPYKNRVNYNLNNSNNKYNDISEGLKNYREEEYSNENCISQEHMIRKNEEEGKTKYFVCNINNDDKDTDLRELKYNKEILHDEHILSNADNFLLRNHFEDENYYINLNSKLNNFTEDDLLYLKDEENIKLNAEEDMNVLNILNEYYLDAKSTDFMLMGKNKEIFADEDQNVESKNNIPDGISKPHTNDDRSYVKNYGQGKDSGYDHGCDGKYDSNEHEDAHYYSSKQGGIDIHIETVTPHKGNNVYVNSGKTIDDVPMREIHVKDARVRGPRLSDPHLSDSRISDNNKSIQNEEGNSTKARNIMPNYGSGTNNIRLSKNLDTNNFSKKNYIGMYKNNIKDRPSRSTPNVYIEKHEQKGEYFHRNSERGANQNELHAGNYCMAAPDGNNNSNYNSSGNYNINGIINHNYNYFTNDKTHAYCGKSVNGNDFYKAAFERSVVSNENYVTKLRKQNMLKLTKFLKTSYMNMHIKQINEKLYHYYRFINKISANIKKHKYHIKYKNIMQKSDKDKLLRIQLSYMIINPCIQKNSGKWNFKNEEKGDKENINTLLNHDTVLNHDSLLNMNKGEKTLIPHFDKNKISSHTMNNSEAVFKDLPSNKYQKILNSYKSENEEEHVQNDDHMENDEPMQNSETLLLLEKLKQNYFLSQDFSILYPSGKDDKLDALLDERNFDMSNENFLNINLNKILNFSTLSEDNLKDHENEALRGGEPNERYTENTYVDDNAKMFLQMCKKRGISEENNQGDAYNEAGDKNEESREEEEEAGEGGHKEEKQNIKKLDNNNDDETKTRYKNDDYENSLYMVNGGDNICKYENIKKLGRYVFATVHEPRNLITLVKMKDTEGTDEIIDKIKFIIKSEVGDDIVEEDEQELGITANEINTKSYHQQKESRYSLDKRRNSYLITSNINSNMKNNMIKKILEVIWDLYIDIKNLYKDIDKCPYTHIGTISKYNEDIKRKKNTLFNFIFLNKINDDTQMVYSYADNNNIFLKKNITNVDIIMNKYVYLYITNTLYNNIITSTNIDHFSFPNIEDLITSLTFDQKFVSRCVRRSYEGIAGGGKNGLCQGKGDKVDRCDISDNADKTDKAGKNHLSTVSNESNIGNIFLYPFPYENNEVKLSSFDIFGKTIMFNCKYSYYNFENYNNYDCFNKMMVPKEKKKKSFFLFKEKENRKGTSQSTEADNILLADSLKIHNDIEICEMDKNQIKNDLCRLRSVYYLFVKSILKNKGAYIYKKIFKIIKKKKRMSLIYTLFSNYLLMFYIFSQVDECFDSKFEYEEFLKLQLLHINTNINTINKLLKNEKAQNKPLLQQEQNLNNPQQRQNIRYKLYNANVYTSLYIYLIDITLSYLFTPDIGIKFFQNILSLILFYNYINLYITKILFYKSGAGLLTILLVKIIPYVKEFDRNLIICFLYSVLNSMFYILSNIFYYHLNNEKKNKKYIGNESELYSKILTSMTNEIDFYKIVYKSVCSYSHQERFYEDEIAYMLQDLGKDDIVKVIMNHIKT, encoded by the exons atgaagaattataATTCAAGCAGTTCAAGGAACAAATATAAGGGTGAGAATAGCAGCTATAATAATGGTTATAGTGGTTACAATTACTATAAcaactattattataataacaatttgtcttattacaaaaaaaaaaatagtatatatgGAAAAGGTGTGTACTATAATGAATATACGAaggaaaaggataaaaataataaaaactcagatataattttacataaaaagtatgatgacaaaaaaaatgagattGAACAAGAATTAAACGAAATTgaccaaataaaaaatgatagtgTTCTTGAAGAAgtagataaaattaataacatcACATTTGGTAATGATGATAATTTGGATTGtgatttttcttatattatgagtaataatttaattgaaaatgaaaagaaaatatttaaattaaataagttagaaaataaaaatctgAATTGTTCAGAATTTTCTAAATTAGaggaaaataatgataatttattaGATGATAGTAGTActgattttataaaaatgggggaaaataagagaaaagaacattttttaaaatatgagaatgaaataaattacaatgaaagaaatagaaaaaagggaacacaaaatgataatattattcatagtaataataaaaatgtggaaaaaaaaatgctttccaaaaataataaagtaagtAAAGAAAATGATGACCTGTTTCAATTTGATAATAAAGTATCCAACTTAACGGagtttataaataaaaatatattttactctAATGAGAATGACGAGCTGAATGATGGACAGTCGTCAGGAAATGGAGAtccatttaattttatgaattttgATACCACTAATGAAGGTTTTAAAGAATTGAGGGAGTTAAAAAAGGATTataggaataataaaaatattataaacgTTACACACGAAAATGaggaaaatggaaaaaataattatgtgaaaaaaaaagtaaatagtGAGGAAGAGGATGAAGAAATaacggaaaaaaaagaaaaaagactGGACGAATGTAAACTGAGTGAAAATGAATTTACAAGAATGCATTTATTGAGCAGTTATGAACAAATTCATGACAACagaacatataataatgaaaattacaAAGATGTGGATTATTTTAgctgtttaaaaaaaaaaaatatgaacattacaggatataataaaagatggAAAGATGAAAGTAATGATATTGATAGcgataatattaatgaaaaaagtagcggtagtaataacaataataggaGTAAATACAATAGTAGGAGTACGagcaataataatgatagtaacaataatatcaGTGGTAATGGTAAAACTTTGTTGGAACAAAATTATTCTGAACACGCAAGAATTTTAACGCTTAACATGATGAACAACAtggataatattttttccgcAAGCGGTATAAATGAATTAGTGGAgtcaaaaaattttgttgCTGATGAGAAACTCGATTTGTTAAATGAAGTTAGAAACGTATATAGTGATATGAACGATTTGAAGGGAATGAATGACAAGAATGGTATGAATGATATGGATGATATTAATGGTATGAATGATATGAAGTGCACAAAGCGAATGAAGGACAAGAAGGCCATCAACAATATGAGGGAGGTGAACGGTGTGAATAATGTTGAAGTGTATGAAGTGAAACACATGAGAAACCAAAATGATATAAACAGCATTCTAGAGTCTAGCTATATTAATGGTGGTACTGgcattaatgaaaattatgtGGTTACGTCAAATAAATATCCAAgaaataatgttaataattttaagcTGAAAgataatgatattaatgaaacttttttgttacatattaatgaaaaaaaggatataccCTATAAGAATAGAGTTaactataatttaaataatagtaataataagtaTAATGATATTAGTGAAGGTTTAAAGAACTATAGGGAAGAAGAATATTCAAATGAAAATTGTATATCCCAAGAGCATatgataagaaaaaatgaagaagaaggaaaaacaaaatattttgtttgcaatataaataatgatgataaagATACAGATTTAAGAGAATTAAAGTATAACAAAGAAATATTACATGATGAACATATACTAAGTAATgctgataattttttattaagaaacCATTTTGAagatgaaaattattatataaatttaaatagtaaattaaataattttacagaAGATGATTTGCTTTATTTGAAAGACGAAGAAAACATTAAATTAAATGCTGAAGAAGATATGAAcgttttgaatattttaaatgaatattaccTAGATGCTAAATCAACTGATTTTATGTtaatgggaaaaaataaggagATATTTGCAGATGAAGACCAAAATGTAGAAAGCAAAAATAACATACCTGACGGGATAAGTAAACCACACACGAATGATGATCGTAGTTACGTTAAAAACTATGGTCAGGGGAAAGATAGTGGTTATGACCATGGGTGTGATGGAAAATATGATAGTAATGAGCATGAAGATGCTCATTATTATAGCTCTAAACAGGGGGGAATTGATATTCATATAGAAACAGTAACGCCCCATAAGGGAAACAATGTTTATGTTAACAGTGGGAAAACGATTGATGATGTACCCATGAGAGAGATTCATGTAAAAGATGCACGTGTTAGAGGCCCCCGTTTGAGTGATCCCCATTTGAGCGATTCCCGCATAAGTGATAATAACAAAAGTATTCAGAACGAGGAGGGAAATAGTACCAAAGCAAGAAACATCATGCCTAATTATGGGAGTGGAACTAATAACATTCGCCTGAGCAAAAATTTGGACACGAacaatttttctaaaaagaattatatcgGTATGTATAAGAACAACATAAAGGATAGACCGAGTAGGAGTACaccaaatgtatatatagaaaagCACGAACAGAAAGGAGAGTATTTTCATAGGAATAGTGAAAGAGGAGCAAATCAAAACGAGCTGCACGCAGGTAATTATTGCATGGCGGCACCTGACGgtaacaataacagtaattATAACAGCAGCGGTAACTACAACATTAATGGTATCATTAACCATAACTATAACTACTTTACCAATGACAAAACGCATGCATACTGTGGGAAGAGTGTAAATGGAAATGATTTCTATAAAGCAGCATTTGAAAGAAGTGTAGTGAGCAATGAGAATTACGTTACCAAGTTAAGGAAGCAAAACATGCTTAAGTTGACCAAGTTTTTGAAAACGAGTTATatgaatatgcatataaagcaaataaatgaaaagttGTACCATTATTACAgatttataaacaaaattagtGCTAATATTAAGAAGCACAAAtaccatataaaatataaaaatattatgcaaAAGAGTGATAAGGATAAACTGCTAAGAATTCAATTATCTTATATGATCATAAATCCatgtattcaaaaaaatagtgGAAAAtggaattttaaaaatgaagaaaaaggagataaggaaaacataaatacattaCTTAATCATGATACTGTGTTGAATCATGACTCATTGTTGAATATGAACAAAGGtgaaaaaacattaattccacattttgataaaaataaaatatcaagTCATACAATGAATAATAGTGAGGCCGTTTTTAAAGACTTGCCTAGCAATAAATATCAGAAAATTTTGAACAGTTATAAAAGCGAAAATGAAGAGGAGCACGTACAAAATGATGATCATATGGAAAATGATGAACCCATGCAGAATAGTGAAACTCTTTTgttattagaaaaattaaaacaaaactATTTTCTGAGCCAGGATTTTAGTATCCTTTATCCCAGTGGAAAAGATGATAAATTAGATGCATTATTAGATGAAAGGAATTTTGATATGtctaatgaaaattttttaaatattaatttaaataagatTTTGAACTTTTCCACTTTATCTGAAGATAATCTAAAAGATCATGAAAATGAAGCACTAAGAGGAGGGGAGCCCAATGAAAGGTATACGGAAAATACTTATGTAGATGATAATGCAAAAATGTTTCTTCAGATGTGCAAAAAAAGAGGCATAAGTGAGGAAAATAATCAGGGAGATGCATATAATGAAGCTGGGGATAAGAACGAAGAGAGTagagaagaagaggaagaagcaGGTGAAGGAGGACACaaggaagaaaaacaaaatataaagaaactTGATAACAACAACGACGATGAAACAAAAACtagatataaaaatgatgattATGAAAACAGCTTGTATATGGTTAATGGAGGagataatatatgtaaatatgaaaatattaagaagTTAGGAAGGTATGTATTTGCAACAGTACATGAACCAAGAAATTTAATAACGCTAGTTAAAATGAAAGATACTGAAGGAACAGATGAAATaatagataaaattaaatttataataaagagCGAAGTGGGTGATGATATAGTTGAAGAGGACGAGCAGGAGCTGGGTATAACTGCGAATGAAATTAATACCAAAAGTTATCATCAGCAAAAGGAAAGTAGATATTCTCTTGACAAGAGAAGGAACAGCTATTTAATAACTTCCAACATTAACAGTAATATGAAgaataatatgataaaaaagattCTAGAGGTAATATGGGATCtgtatatagatataaaaaatttgtataaagATATTGATAAATGCCCTTACACTCATATAGGAACTATATCTAAATATAATGaggatataaaaagaaagaaaaacacactgtttaattttatctttttaaataaaataaatgatgatACGCAAATGGTATATTCTTACGCTGATaacaacaatatatttttaaaaaaaaatattactaatgtagatattattatgaacaaatatgtgtatttatatataaccaacacattatataataatataataactaGTACCAATATTGACCATTTTTCCTTTCCCAATATTGAAGATTTAATAACTAGTCTGACATTTGATCAAAAGTTTGTAAGTAGGTGTGTTAGGAGGTCCTATGAAGGAATTGCAGGTGGCGGAAAAAATGGATTGTGCCAGGGTAAAGGAGATAAAGTAGATAGATGTGATATAAGTGATAACGCTGATAAAACTGATAAAGCAGGAAAGAACCACCTGAGCACAGTTAGCAATGAAAGCAACATAGgtaacatatttttgtatcCCTTCCCCTACGAAAACAACGAGGTTAAATTGAGCAGTTTTGATATATTTGGTAAGACAATAATGtttaattgtaaatatagttattataattttgaaaattacaataattatGACTGTTTTAACAAGATGATGGTaccaaaggaaaaaaaaaaaaaatcttttttcctttttaaagaaaaggaaaatagaAAAGGCACAAGTCAAAGTACAGAAGCAGATAACATACTATTAGCAGATAGTTTAAAAATCCATAATGATATAGAAATATGTGAAATGGACAAAAATCAAATTAAGAATGACCTTTGTAGGTTGAGAAGTGTATACTACTTATTTGTAAAaagcatattaaaaaataagggtgcatatatatataaaaaaatttttaaaattattaaaaaaaaaaagagaatgtcattaatatataccttgtttagtaattatttattaatgttttatattttttcccaaGTGGATGAATGCTTTGATAGTAAATTTGAATATGAAGAATTTCTTAAATTACAGCTGTTACatattaatacaaatataaatacaattaataagttattgaaaaatgaaaaggcaCAAAACAAACCTTTATTACAGCAAGagcaaaatttaaataatccTCAACAACGACAGAACATACGATATAAATTGTACAATgcaaatgtatatacttcattgtatatatatcttattgACATAACattatcttatttatttactccTGACATAGGAATAAAGTTTTTTCAAAACATTCTATCtctcattttgttttacaattatatcaatttgtatataacgaaaattcttttttataag AGCGGAGCGGGGCTGTTAACGATACTACTGGTGAAAATAATTCCGTACGTCAAAGAATTTGACAG aAATCTCATAATTTGCTTCCTATACTCAGTGCTGAATAgcatgttttatattttaagtaacatattttattatcacttaaataatgagaaaaaaaacaaaaaatacataGGCAACGAATCAGAATTGTATTCCAAAATTTTAACGTCTATGACGAATGAAATAgacttttataaaattgtgTACAAAAGTGTGTGTAGTTATTCACATCAGGAAAGATTTTACGAGGATGAAATAGCCTACATGCTGCA AGATTTAGGAAAAGATGATATTGTAAAGGTCATAATGAATCATATAAAAACTTAA
- a CDS encoding glutathione S-transferase produces MTEDIVLYYFDARGKAELIRLIFAYLGIKYTDKRFGENGDAFAEFKNFKKEKEIPFNQVPILEVGNLIFAQSQAIVRYLSKKYNISGNSELNEFYADMIFCGVQDIHYKFNNTNLFKQNETTFLNEELPKWSGYFEKLLKKNNTNYFVGDNLTYADLAVFNLYDDIETKYPNSLKNFPLLKAHNEFISNLPNIKNYITNRKESIY; encoded by the exons ATGACGGAGGATATAGTATTGTACTATTTCGACGcaag gGGAAAAGCTGAACTGATCAGGTTAATTTTTGCATACCTgggaataaaatatacagaCAAAAGATTTGGAGAAAATGGGGATGCATTTgcagaatttaaaaattttaaaaaagaaaaagaaataccaTTTAATCAAGTACCAATATTAGAAGTAGGTAATTTGATATTTGCGCAAAGCCAAGCAATAGTACGATATTTgtccaaaaaatataatattagtGGGAATAGtgaattaaatgaattttatgCAGATATGATATTTTGTGGTGTTCAAgatatacattataaatttaataacactaatttatttaaacaaaatgaaaccACGTTTCTTAATGAAGAGTTACCTAAATGGTCAGgatattttgaaaaacttctaaaaaagaataatacaaattattttgtagGTGATAATTTAACATATGCTGATTTAGctgtttttaatttatatgatgATATAGAAACAAAATATCCTAAcagtttaaaaaattttcctttattaaAAGCACATAATGAATTTATAAGTAACCTCcctaatattaaaaattatattactaATAGGAAGGAAagcatttattaa
- a CDS encoding thioredoxin-like protein, translated as MTKTLLFFIFQVFAICVKNVKSVNHKKSFTINHVNIPVGLRTNKHRKFAYVDLRRNKSEEGRRNLLEGNLSRQKCPLRKVSLKGLIGVTGISIPLFLASLLIYNKLRFDNKNLSDAEKIMGKYLYKHEKNLFFGNNYDDEKPYNIFYIISNIYNNVITFINFYINVKKVCTKENANEYTILFFHSYNVDKFLRARNIKTYADRLKDIYKEINKNNNVNVVYVPLDSKLLFNIKHFSNMNNWYSVLFHDKRHILKLIKNYNIMNIPTMVLLDKNMNIINDNINYLLLYESKHFPYKNVNNFTYINHLYDKNNNKYNFKDLNSDYIVFYFNNDKDNKEDMQSLLRIKKKLAKKNIKLDIIYIKDMERKKGGKNNKSSADNVIGSSSKKDDPSEGTKEEHNNDNSSSNNNNENKNNINHNNGGNGDNNNKNNKNGKGEKEDKQDNSNKETFSLNNGKYSDTNEDKGSANYLDDVYYLGSQENNAIYKLLLYDIFDVTFKPVSILANKKGNILNKYINVSKKDNEISTFILNNHKSLNEQVNEKNYMFKYDNISNLSNLNVFAPIFILFSEKLDFDLLNQYDSLIEEYSKNRKGKRINFYFLLNEDKKYEALKKLCSVNDTTQVLILDLFNQKLFKENINNINIIQKINGKSVINKENFFNFVNRYYNDDLYSSTIVLTKEA; from the exons aTGACAAAAactctccttttttttatttttcaagtGTTTGCAATATGTGTCAAAAATGTTAAATCA GTTAATCATAAAAAATCTTTTACAATAAACCATGTAAATATACCGGTAGGTTTGCGGACGAACAAACATAGGAa GTTTGCATACGTAGACTTGAGGAGGAACAAGTCCGAAGAGGGGAGGAGAAATCTGTTGGAGGGGAATTTATCTAGGCAGAAATGCCCCCTGAGGAAAGTTAGTTTGAAGGGTCTTATAGGTGTTACTGGTATTTCaattcctttatttttagctagcttattgatatataataaattaagatTTGATAATAAGAATTTAAGTGATGCTGAAAAGATCATGGgaaagtatttatataaacatgaaaaaaatttattttttgggaataattatgatgatgaaaaaccatataatatattttatataattagtaatatatataataatgtgataacgtttattaatttttatataaatgtaaaaaaggtTTGTACTAAAGAAAACGCAAATGAATATACgatattatttttccattcttATAATGTAGATAAATTCTTACGTGCacgaaatattaaaacatatgCTGATAGATTAAAAGACATATATAAAGagattaataaaaacaataatgtGAATGTAGTTTATGTACCCTTAGATAGTAAActgttatttaatataaaacattttagcAATATGAACAACTGGTATAGTGTATTATTTCATGATAAAagacatattttaaaattaattaaaaattataatattatgaatattccTACCATGGTTTtattagataaaaatatgaacattataaatgataatataaattatttattactatatGAAAGTAAACATTTTCCCTACAAAAACGTGAACAATTTTACGTATATAAACCacttatatgataaaaataacaataaatataatttcaaaGATTTAAATTCAGACTATATagttttttactttaataacGACAAAGATAATAAAGAAGATATGCAATCCTtgttaagaataaaaaaaaaattagcaaaaaagaacataaaactggacattatttatataaaagatatggaaagaaaaaaaggaggtaaaaataataagagtAGTGCTGATAATGTTATTGGTAGTTCGAGTAAAAAAGATGATCCGAGCGAGGGCACCAAGGAAGAACATAACAATGacaatagtagtagtaataataataatgaaaataaaaataatattaatcaCAATAATGGTGGTAAtggtgataataataataaaaataataaaaatggtaaagGAGAGAAAGAAGACAAGCAGGATAACAGTAATAAAGAGACATTCTCGTTGaataatggaaaatataGTGATACTAACGAAGACAAAGGTAGTGCAAACTATCTTGATGATGTGTACTATTTAGGAAGTCAAGAAAATAATGCTATTTAtaaacttttattatatgatatttttgaTGTTACATTTAAGCCTGTAAGTATTTTGGCtaataaaaagggaaatatattaaataaatatattaatgttagTAAAAAAGATAACGAAATAtcaacatttattttaaataatcataaaagtttaaatgaacaagttaatgaaaaaaattatatgtttaaatatgataatattagtaACTTGAGTAATTTAAATGTGTTTGCACcaatttttatcttatttagCGAAAAATTAgattttgatttattaaatCAGTATGATTCACTAATTGAAgaatatagtaaaaatagaaagggaaaaagaattaacttttattttttacttaacgAGGATAAAAAATACGAAGCTTTAAAGAAACTTTGTTCAGTTAATGATACAACTCAAGTACTCATATTAGATTTATTCAaccaaaaattatttaaagaaaatattaataatattaacattataCAAAagataaatggaaaaagcGTGATCaacaaagaaaatttttttaattttgtgaaCAGGTACTACAATGATGATTTGTACTCATCTACTATTGTTTTAACGAAGGAAGCATAG